A stretch of DNA from Cryptomeria japonica chromosome 4, Sugi_1.0, whole genome shotgun sequence:
CGATACTACTCAACTTACACAGTCCTTCAATTAATACAGCATACATAGTAGCAAGAGCAGCTCTATGAAGATCCAGTGGCAAGGACAGCATCTCCTTCTGCAAGTCCAGAGCCAATTTCATCTGCCCCCCCTTACAAAGACTACACACAAGTGCAGAATAAGCGGCTGAGATAGGCAATGTAGTGGAAGTTGAGATTTCAGTCGAGCCATTATGCAATGATGTAAACTCTTTAATCCGGTTGCGAATTAAGCCATGAAAGCCCTTAATATACGGAGGCCAACAAGTGAGTTTCATTTCATGTAAGAGCTTTTGGGCTTCATAAAGCTTCCCCGCACTGCAACAATGATTTATTAGAACTGAATATGTCAATGAATCAGGAGCACAGCTTTTCTCAACCATTTGTTGGAGAAGCTCAATAGCTTGATCAATTTTCCCATCTTTGCCAAGGCCATCCATCATAGCAGTATATGTGATTACATCTGGAGGACAGCCCTTTTCTTGCATCATGGTAAAAAACTTATGTGCTTGCTCTGTCTTTCCTATTTTGCAGAGACCATCTACTATTTCAGTATAGGTTATAACATTTGGGGCACAGCCTTTCTCCGCCATTTTTGACAAAATCCTAAAAGCTGCATCCAACTTGCTCTCCTTAAGCAGCCTGTCAATCAAGGAGCTATAAGTGTACACATCTGGAGTATGACCGTCTTTAGTCATCTTCAAGAACACCTTCTGTGCTTCCTTCAACTGGCCAGCCTTGCATAAACCATCAATAAGAGCATTGTATGCCACATCATTGGGCTTACAACCAACTTCTAACATTGCTTTCCACAGCTCATGAGCCTCCTCTAGTTTCTTAGCCTTGCAAAGACCATCGATTAGAGCACAATAAGTAAAAACATTCGGCTCAATACCAGAAGCTTTGATGTTGTTAAAGTAAATTTCTACATTTGGAAAAAGCCTGCTTTCTCTCATTCTACTATATATCTGGGATGCCTTCTCCACATCTCCAGCCTTACAATGTCCATCAATCAGAACTGTATAGGTAACAACATTTGGAGCACAACCCGCTGCAACCATGTGACCAAATAGATCATTTGCCTCAGATATTTTACCCATCTTTAAATAACCGTGTAGAAGTGCTGTATATGTCACAACATTGGGAGAGCAACCTTCGCTTATCATTTCATCGAACCACTTGTGAGCTTGTTCAATAAGACCTACTTTACAAAAATTGTCAATCAGCATAGTATAAATAAACACATTTGGAGAAACGCCCTTCTCTTTCATCTCCTTGAATAGTAGCAAAGCTTTATCAACCTTACTTGCCTGAGATTGCAATGTTATCACCTTTGTGTACGTGCCAGTATCAGGAATGAAtcctttcttcatcatttcccaaaTAACACTAAAGGCCTCATCAGATTTCCCTGTTGCGCAGAGACAATGAGAAAAGCGCCCCACATTAACCTTGTTAAGCACATAcccatcatcaagcatttctcgATATACTTTTATAGCCAGTTCCAGAACTTCTTTGCTTTTTATAGCCTCCTCCCCACAAATGCCTCCAATCAAGACGTTATAAGTTGCATAACTTGGAGGGCAACCACTAGGTGCCATCTGCTTAAGCAATTTGTAAGCATTAACGAATTCTCCTGCCTTGCAATAAGCATTTATGAGGCCATTGTAGATTGAAGCACTGGGACGACAACCTTCAGATAGCATCTGCCTAACAATCTCCCTGCACCTTTTTAACTGCCCTGCTTTGAGAAAAC
This window harbors:
- the LOC131060366 gene encoding pentatricopeptide repeat-containing protein At1g06710, mitochondrial, encoding MSRQCAGLLPSSYCIREVKHWIFRQNNLLRICSKSGTDKTKPINKDGENDLTQFSTNPDDREIKNARVLDSIHHNSAQNAAMEGVSDTGECYSLEARAISDVIKHNRNIWESETEKTLRQYREKLKESLVLEVLKLLKAPEMSLRFFIWAGQQIGFSHTPKTREALLETVGLNFQSGAFEEFLLEIRNEDEESFKLLLNILIRKSSQKGMWNEAVKWVGRLKDFGHMPTSTTYKVLIQALLAADRSDLALQMYEEMSKAGLRIDSYTLGCFGRTLCKAGMWQDALNMIGNSGVSPDTVIYTKMISGLCEASMLDKAFEFLHRMRANSCIPNVVTYNTLLGSFLKAGQLKRCREIVRQMLSEGCRPSASIYNGLINAYCKAGEFVNAYKLLKQMAPSGCPPSYATYNVLIGGICGEEAIKSKEVLELAIKVYREMLDDGYVLNKVNVGRFSHCLCATGKSDEAFSVIWEMMKKGFIPDTGTYTKVITLQSQASKVDKALLLFKEMKEKGVSPNVFIYTMLIDNFCKVGLIEQAHKWFDEMISEGCSPNVVTYTALLHGYLKMGKISEANDLFGHMVAAGCAPNVVTYTVLIDGHCKAGDVEKASQIYSRMRESRLFPNVEIYFNNIKASGIEPNVFTYCALIDGLCKAKKLEEAHELWKAMLEVGCKPNDVAYNALIDGLCKAGQLKEAQKVFLKMTKDGHTPDVYTYSSLIDRLLKESKLDAAFRILSKMAEKGCAPNVITYTEIVDGLCKIGKTEQAHKFFTMMQEKGCPPDVITYTAMMDGLGKDGKIDQAIELLQQMVEKSCAPDSLTYSVLINHCCSAGKLYEAQKLLHEMKLTCWPPYIKGFHGLIRNRIKEFTSLHNGSTEISTSTTLPISAAYSALVCSLCKGGQMKLALDLQKEMLSLPLDLHRAALATMYAVLIEGLCKLSSIEKAFDLYREMIERHCIPETTVFAHLIRGLCVAGKRDEALELLHSISNMLLKNRLEDQGVFAVREVLLSGAALESQCAMDFLCQTPMM